One genomic segment of Pelagerythrobacter marensis includes these proteins:
- a CDS encoding DUF4167 domain-containing protein, which produces MFVSRKGLVPTFANRRGIGSAHRCRWNIRGPQGSGRGEGSCDRTGNGAGRAITDEEDHSLNNHRNNRRRGRGNRQQGGGNQSNRIDSRARGNAPQLLDKYKKLAQDAQHNGDRVQAEYYLQFADHYFRVIADNKARQDEQRGKRSDERDQDDDDSDEDEGENTRRRQPRNTRGRREDANGRDNGRDDANDRDEGESSGDDDDFEPSENPFKRKPRGEGRQTRGEGRQSQAEPRKPRSPRKPKSEATPTSDVGEIDAAALPPSIGASDDAEPPKKKRATRARKKAEPADDGETVQALG; this is translated from the coding sequence GTGTTCGTCTCCCGGAAAGGCCTGGTTCCGACATTTGCAAACCGGCGGGGCATTGGGTCCGCGCACAGGTGCAGATGGAACATCCGCGGGCCGCAGGGAAGCGGACGCGGCGAGGGGTCATGCGATCGCACGGGCAATGGTGCCGGCAGGGCGATCACGGATGAGGAAGATCATTCCTTGAACAATCATCGTAATAATCGCCGTCGCGGTCGCGGCAATCGCCAGCAGGGCGGCGGCAACCAGTCTAATCGGATCGACAGCAGGGCGCGCGGCAACGCGCCCCAGCTGCTCGATAAATACAAGAAGCTGGCGCAGGATGCGCAGCACAACGGCGATCGGGTGCAGGCGGAATACTACCTGCAGTTCGCCGATCACTATTTCCGCGTTATCGCCGATAACAAGGCGCGGCAGGACGAACAGCGCGGCAAGCGTTCGGACGAACGCGACCAGGACGACGACGATAGCGACGAGGACGAGGGCGAAAACACTCGCCGCCGCCAGCCGCGCAACACCCGCGGCCGCCGCGAAGACGCCAATGGCCGCGACAACGGCCGCGACGATGCGAACGATCGCGACGAGGGCGAAAGCTCCGGCGACGATGATGATTTCGAACCGTCGGAAAACCCGTTCAAGCGCAAGCCGCGCGGTGAAGGTCGTCAGACCCGGGGCGAGGGGCGCCAGTCGCAGGCCGAGCCGCGCAAGCCGCGCAGCCCGCGCAAGCCGAAGAGCGAGGCGACACCCACCAGCGATGTGGGCGAGATAGACGCCGCGGCCCTGCCGCCGTCCATCGGTGCATCGGACGATGCGGAACCGCCGAAGAAAAAGCGCGCAACCCGCGCCCGCAAGAAGGCCGAACCGGCCGACGACGGCGAAACGGTGCAGGCGCTGGGCTGA
- the prmC gene encoding peptide chain release factor N(5)-glutamine methyltransferase codes for MADPQQALTVARALRDAAERLADRSDTARLDAEILMAHVLGVSRSDLLLRRMHDSAPAAFVQLVERRAEHEPVAYIVGEQEFYGRPFKVSPAVLIPRSDSETTLAAALEGTGDCGRVLDCGAGSGALLLSFLAEKPGWEGVGIDRSPPALAVAGENAARIGLVARARLIEADWHCEGWASGLGRFDRVIANPPYVEEAADLAPSVRAYEPAGALFAGREGLDDYRVLIPQMRALLAPGGVAILEIGAAQAQSVGAIAREGGFSTELRHDLAGRPRTLILR; via the coding sequence ATGGCTGATCCGCAGCAGGCCCTGACCGTGGCACGGGCGCTGCGCGATGCTGCGGAACGGCTTGCCGACAGGTCTGACACTGCCAGGCTCGATGCCGAAATCCTGATGGCGCATGTGCTGGGCGTGTCGCGGTCCGACCTGCTGCTGCGGCGGATGCACGATAGCGCGCCTGCCGCCTTCGTGCAGTTGGTCGAAAGGCGCGCGGAGCATGAGCCGGTGGCCTATATCGTGGGTGAGCAGGAGTTCTACGGGCGGCCCTTCAAGGTGTCGCCCGCCGTGCTGATCCCACGCAGCGACAGCGAAACGACGCTGGCTGCCGCGCTCGAAGGAACGGGCGATTGCGGGCGAGTTCTGGATTGCGGAGCCGGTTCGGGGGCACTGCTTCTGAGCTTCCTGGCAGAAAAGCCGGGCTGGGAGGGGGTCGGGATCGACCGTTCGCCCCCGGCGCTGGCAGTTGCGGGGGAAAACGCCGCCCGGATAGGCCTGGTCGCGCGCGCGCGGCTGATCGAAGCCGACTGGCATTGCGAGGGGTGGGCGAGCGGGCTCGGCCGTTTCGACCGGGTGATTGCCAACCCACCTTATGTCGAGGAGGCGGCTGATCTGGCGCCGTCTGTCCGCGCGTATGAGCCTGCCGGCGCTCTGTTCGCCGGGCGCGAGGGGCTGGACGACTATCGCGTGCTCATTCCCCAGATGCGCGCATTGCTGGCGCCGGGGGGCGTCGCAATCCTCGAAATCGGGGCGGCGCAGGCGCAATCGGTCGGGGCCATAGCCCGCGAAGGCGGCTTTTCCACCGAATTGCGGCATGACCTCGCCGGACGGCCACGAACACTGATTTTGCGTTAG
- the prfA gene encoding peptide chain release factor 1: MTIPAERLDQIAHRFAELEARLASGTLEGEAFVAASRDYAELEPVARAAQDVRAMRAELADLEALDDADPEMKALAGEEITRLRERLPEAERQLAIAMLPRDAADARPAMLEIRAGTGGDEAALFAADLFRMYERYAAENGWRVETISMNASDIGGFKEVVANVSGTGVFAKLKFESGVHRVQRVPVTESGGRIHTSAATVAVLPEPTEVDVEIDDRDLKIDIYRASGAGGQHVNTTDSAVRLTHLPTGLVVIQQDERSQHKNRAKAMQVLRTRLYDLKRAEAQGAEAEARKAMVGSGDRSERIRTYNFPQGRVTDHRIGLTLHKLDEVLAGPGLGELVDALIAEDEAKRLAAMDG, encoded by the coding sequence TTGACCATCCCCGCCGAACGTCTGGATCAGATCGCGCATCGCTTCGCCGAGCTTGAGGCGCGGCTGGCGTCGGGCACGCTTGAGGGCGAGGCTTTCGTTGCCGCCAGCCGCGACTATGCCGAGCTGGAGCCGGTCGCCCGCGCGGCGCAGGACGTGCGCGCGATGCGGGCCGAGCTGGCCGATCTGGAGGCGCTCGACGACGCCGATCCCGAGATGAAGGCGCTGGCCGGGGAAGAGATTACCCGCCTGCGCGAACGGCTGCCCGAGGCCGAGCGCCAACTGGCGATCGCGATGCTGCCGCGCGATGCCGCCGATGCACGGCCCGCAATGCTGGAAATTCGCGCGGGCACCGGCGGGGACGAGGCCGCGCTGTTCGCCGCCGACCTGTTCCGCATGTACGAACGCTATGCCGCCGAAAACGGCTGGCGGGTCGAGACGATCAGCATGAACGCCTCGGATATCGGCGGCTTCAAGGAAGTGGTCGCCAACGTCAGCGGCACCGGCGTTTTCGCCAAGTTGAAGTTCGAAAGCGGCGTCCACCGGGTCCAGCGCGTTCCGGTGACGGAAAGCGGGGGGCGCATCCATACTTCTGCCGCGACGGTCGCCGTCCTGCCGGAACCGACCGAAGTCGATGTCGAGATCGACGACAGGGACCTGAAGATCGACATCTATCGCGCCAGCGGCGCCGGCGGGCAGCACGTGAACACGACCGACAGCGCAGTGCGCCTGACCCACCTGCCGACCGGCCTGGTCGTGATCCAGCAGGACGAGCGCAGTCAGCACAAGAACCGGGCCAAGGCCATGCAGGTCCTGCGCACGCGCCTCTACGACCTGAAGCGGGCGGAAGCGCAGGGCGCCGAGGCGGAGGCGCGCAAGGCCATGGTCGGCAGCGGCGACCGCTCCGAACGGATCAGGACCTACAATTTCCCGCAGGGGCGCGTCACCGACCACCGGATCGGGCTGACGCTGCACAAGCTCGACGAAGTGCTTGCCGGGCCAGGGCTGGGCGAACTGGTCGACGCGCTCATTGCCGAGGACGAAGCCAAGCGCCTCGCGGCGATGGATGGCTGA
- the hisS gene encoding histidine--tRNA ligase, translating into MAKTSGKTPQAIRGTQDIFGPDAEGFAHVVETFERVRKLYRFRRAEMPVFEKTEVFARSIGETTDIVSKEMYSFEDRGGESLTLRPEFTAGIARAWITNGWQQHAPLKVATHGPLFRYERPQKGRYRQFHQIDAEIIGAAEPQADVELLAMADQLLRELGIEGVTLQLNTLGDADSREAWRAALVDHFRAVKGELSEDSQERLEKNPLRILDSKDPRDRRFVADAPKIDSFLSDEAQAFFGKVTDGLDASGVKWRRAESLVRGLDYYRHTAFEFVPDEGSAAAAALGSQSTVLGGGRYDGLMESLGGAATPAVGWAAGIERLAMLVGERPASRPDVIVVVEDDQLLPECIAALQKLRLAGLSAEMISTGSPRKRFDKATKMGARGLVSFSLRDGAEHRNIRGYETPEDRIEAALDR; encoded by the coding sequence ATGGCGAAGACATCCGGCAAGACACCCCAGGCGATCCGCGGAACGCAGGACATTTTCGGCCCCGATGCGGAAGGCTTCGCGCACGTCGTCGAAACCTTCGAACGGGTGCGCAAGCTCTACCGCTTCCGCCGGGCGGAAATGCCGGTGTTCGAGAAGACCGAGGTTTTCGCCCGCTCGATCGGCGAGACGACCGATATCGTGTCGAAGGAAATGTATTCGTTCGAGGATCGCGGCGGGGAATCGCTGACTCTCAGGCCCGAATTCACCGCCGGGATCGCGCGCGCCTGGATCACCAATGGGTGGCAGCAGCACGCACCGCTCAAGGTCGCGACGCACGGGCCGCTGTTCCGTTACGAACGCCCGCAGAAGGGCCGTTACCGCCAGTTCCACCAGATCGACGCGGAAATCATCGGCGCTGCCGAGCCGCAGGCCGACGTGGAACTGCTGGCCATGGCCGACCAGCTGCTGCGCGAACTGGGGATCGAAGGGGTCACGCTGCAGCTCAACACCCTGGGCGATGCCGACAGCCGGGAGGCCTGGCGCGCCGCGCTGGTGGACCATTTCCGTGCCGTGAAGGGTGAACTGTCGGAGGATTCGCAGGAACGGCTGGAGAAAAACCCACTGCGCATCCTCGACAGCAAGGACCCGCGCGATCGCCGGTTCGTGGCCGATGCGCCGAAGATCGACAGCTTCCTGTCGGACGAGGCGCAGGCCTTCTTCGGCAAGGTTACCGACGGGCTCGACGCCTCGGGCGTGAAATGGCGCCGCGCCGAAAGCCTCGTGCGCGGGCTGGACTATTACCGCCACACCGCGTTCGAATTCGTCCCTGACGAAGGCTCCGCCGCCGCCGCCGCGCTGGGCAGCCAGAGCACGGTGCTGGGCGGCGGGCGCTACGACGGCCTGATGGAATCGCTCGGCGGCGCGGCCACGCCCGCGGTCGGCTGGGCCGCGGGGATCGAGCGGCTGGCAATGCTGGTGGGGGAACGTCCGGCATCAAGACCCGATGTCATCGTAGTCGTGGAAGACGATCAGCTTCTGCCAGAGTGCATTGCGGCGCTTCAGAAGCTGCGGCTCGCGGGGTTGAGCGCAGAGATGATTTCGACAGGCAGCCCGCGAAAACGGTTTGATAAGGCAACAAAAATGGGCGCCAGAGGGCTGGTCTCATTTTCCCTGCGCGACGGTGCCGAGCACAGGAACATTCGCGGATACGAGACGCCCGAGGACCGCATCGAAGCAGCGCTCGATCGATGA
- the ppa gene encoding inorganic diphosphatase gives MRIDKVPVGDNPPHSLNVIIEVPTGGEPVKYEFDKESGALFVDRILHTPMRYPANYGFVPHTLSPDGDPLDALVISRSPFIAGCVVRARPIGVLNLEDEHGGDEKLVCVPIDTTFPYYSDVAETKDLPSIIFQQIEHFFTHYKDLEKEKWVRIGQWGDAAEAKRIVLESIERAKG, from the coding sequence ATGCGCATCGACAAGGTTCCCGTCGGCGACAACCCGCCGCACAGCCTCAACGTCATTATCGAGGTTCCTACCGGCGGTGAGCCGGTGAAGTACGAATTCGACAAGGAATCGGGCGCCCTGTTCGTCGACCGTATCCTGCACACACCGATGCGCTATCCGGCGAACTACGGCTTCGTTCCGCATACGCTCAGCCCCGATGGCGACCCGCTGGATGCACTGGTTATCTCGCGCAGCCCGTTCATCGCCGGCTGCGTCGTGCGCGCGCGCCCGATCGGCGTGCTGAACCTGGAAGACGAGCACGGCGGCGACGAGAAGCTCGTCTGCGTCCCGATCGACACCACGTTCCCGTACTATTCGGACGTCGCCGAAACCAAGGACCTGCCTTCGATCATCTTCCAGCAGATCGAACACTTCTTCACCCACTACAAGGATCTGGAGAAGGAAAAGTGGGTCCGCATCGGCCAATGGGGCGACGCAGCGGAAGCCAAGCGAATCGTGCTCGAATCGATTGAGCGGGCCAAGGGCTGA
- a CDS encoding mechanosensitive ion channel family protein — protein MIARRGPHPALCGLIAALLLVLSAPILAAPVIPDGSATPPVPVAEAAIADQQDAGADARIAERIRAIFGEIEAFSDIEVSVREGVVTLSGTVPATDDGERAERIASRVSGVATVESAIVRDLSLDRNLGALGSLSSGFAALVAMLPLIGVALALAIGIAFVGHLIAGFGALWRRLLPNVFLADLVASAIRFASILIGLVVALDLLGAGALMGAVLGGAGVIGIALGFAMRDTIENYVASLMLSLRQPFRANDHVLIDDREGRVMRLTSRATVLMTLEGNHLRIPNSTVFKAVILNYTRNPQRRFEFDLGIDADDDPDAGRQVGRETLAALPFVLADPPPDAAVMEVGDSNIVLRFFGWIDQRESDWLKARSRAIAAVKRALEEGGFALPEPIYRLRFDQRTMPLPFENVAAPSPGASAESDGERDSVKAMPRPAAPASDAEDVAPDAEIERMVDAERAQGESRDLLDPGRPVE, from the coding sequence ATGATCGCCCGGCGCGGCCCGCACCCGGCACTATGCGGCCTGATTGCCGCGCTCCTGCTGGTGCTTTCCGCGCCTATCCTGGCCGCCCCGGTGATCCCGGATGGCAGTGCGACCCCGCCCGTCCCAGTGGCGGAAGCGGCCATTGCCGATCAGCAGGATGCCGGTGCCGACGCGCGGATTGCCGAGCGAATCCGCGCGATCTTCGGTGAGATCGAGGCGTTTTCCGACATCGAAGTATCGGTGCGCGAGGGGGTGGTGACGCTTTCGGGGACGGTCCCCGCAACCGACGATGGCGAACGCGCCGAACGCATCGCGAGCCGGGTTTCGGGCGTGGCCACGGTTGAGAGCGCCATTGTTCGCGATCTGTCGCTCGACCGAAATCTGGGCGCGCTCGGCAGCCTTTCTTCCGGCTTTGCCGCGCTTGTCGCGATGTTGCCCCTGATTGGCGTGGCGCTCGCGCTGGCGATCGGGATCGCCTTCGTCGGTCACCTGATCGCCGGCTTCGGCGCGCTGTGGCGGCGGCTTCTGCCCAATGTGTTCCTGGCCGACCTGGTGGCAAGCGCGATTCGTTTCGCGTCCATCCTGATCGGCCTCGTTGTCGCGCTCGATCTGCTGGGCGCGGGGGCGCTGATGGGCGCAGTGCTGGGCGGTGCCGGGGTCATCGGGATCGCGCTGGGTTTCGCCATGCGCGACACGATCGAGAACTATGTCGCCTCGCTGATGCTCAGCTTGCGCCAGCCGTTCCGGGCCAACGACCATGTCCTGATCGACGACAGGGAAGGGCGCGTGATGCGCCTGACCAGTCGCGCGACAGTGCTGATGACGCTGGAGGGGAACCATTTGCGAATCCCCAACTCCACCGTCTTCAAGGCGGTCATCCTGAACTATACCCGCAATCCGCAGCGCCGGTTCGAGTTTGACCTCGGGATCGACGCCGACGACGATCCCGATGCAGGCCGGCAGGTCGGGCGCGAGACGCTGGCCGCGCTGCCTTTCGTCCTGGCCGATCCGCCGCCCGACGCGGCGGTGATGGAAGTTGGTGATTCGAACATCGTCCTGCGGTTCTTCGGCTGGATCGACCAGCGCGAAAGCGATTGGCTCAAGGCGCGCAGCCGGGCGATCGCGGCGGTCAAGCGTGCGCTGGAGGAAGGCGGCTTCGCGCTGCCGGAGCCGATCTATCGCCTGCGGTTCGATCAGCGCACCATGCCGCTACCGTTCGAGAACGTGGCCGCACCCTCGCCAGGCGCATCAGCCGAAAGCGATGGAGAGCGCGACAGCGTCAAGGCGATGCCTCGCCCCGCCGCCCCGGCTTCGGATGCAGAGGACGTTGCGCCCGATGCGGAAATAGAGCGGATGGTCGATGCCGAGCGCGCTCAGGGCGAAAGCCGCGACTTGCTCGATCCCGGCAGGCCGGTGGAATAG
- a CDS encoding TldD/PmbA family protein gives MIDAATALDRCARLIDLARRHGADAADAAARAQSSESVGVRLGKLEDVERSEGEGIALRVFVGRRSASIETSDYAPAALEDLAERAVAMARAAPEDPYAGLAPAERLDRGTSPPLDLEDAACPDPAMLRRRAEAAEDAARAVTGVTNSEGASASFGRSLFALVTSHGFARAYGATYHAIGASTIGGSGADMQRDYAQRSARHLEDLPAPEDIGRLAGERTVARLNPQIPRGGRMPVVFDPRVGSSLVGHLVGAMAGPAIASRSSFLLEREGTAILPETIDLIEDPHRPRGLRSRPFDGEGLGCAPRKLVDRGVLGGWLLNVASANKLGLAPTGHASRGAGAPGVSASNLHIPAGSVSRADLIRDIADGVLVTELAGQGVNAVTGDYSRGASGFRIVNGQIAGPIAEFTVAGNLLAMFAEMRAADDLQMHRSVNVPSLRIEGMTVAGT, from the coding sequence ATGATCGACGCGGCGACGGCACTCGATCGCTGCGCACGCCTGATCGATCTGGCCCGCCGCCATGGCGCCGATGCGGCCGATGCGGCAGCGCGGGCCCAGTCGTCCGAGAGCGTCGGCGTGCGCCTGGGCAAGCTGGAGGATGTCGAACGCTCGGAAGGCGAAGGCATCGCCTTGCGCGTCTTTGTCGGCAGGCGTTCGGCTTCGATCGAGACGAGCGACTACGCCCCGGCCGCGCTGGAGGATCTGGCCGAACGCGCCGTCGCCATGGCTCGCGCCGCACCCGAAGACCCCTATGCCGGACTGGCCCCGGCGGAGCGCCTCGATCGCGGTACTTCGCCGCCGCTGGATCTGGAAGATGCCGCCTGTCCCGACCCCGCTATGCTGCGCCGTCGCGCAGAAGCTGCCGAAGATGCGGCCCGTGCGGTGACGGGCGTGACCAATAGCGAAGGGGCGTCTGCATCGTTCGGCCGGTCGCTCTTCGCGTTGGTGACGAGCCACGGCTTCGCGCGGGCGTATGGCGCCACTTATCATGCGATCGGCGCGTCGACTATCGGGGGCAGCGGAGCGGATATGCAGCGCGACTATGCCCAGCGCAGCGCACGCCATCTGGAAGATCTGCCCGCACCCGAAGACATCGGCCGCCTCGCCGGGGAACGCACAGTGGCACGCCTCAACCCGCAAATTCCGCGCGGTGGCCGAATGCCGGTTGTTTTCGATCCGCGCGTCGGTTCATCGCTGGTCGGGCATCTGGTCGGCGCGATGGCAGGGCCGGCCATTGCCAGCCGGTCGAGCTTCCTGCTCGAACGCGAAGGCACGGCGATTTTGCCCGAGACTATCGACCTGATCGAAGACCCGCACCGCCCGCGAGGGCTGCGTTCGCGCCCGTTCGATGGCGAGGGGCTTGGCTGCGCGCCGCGCAAGCTGGTCGATCGCGGGGTTCTGGGCGGCTGGCTGCTCAATGTCGCGAGCGCGAACAAGCTGGGGCTCGCACCGACGGGCCATGCCTCTCGCGGGGCCGGTGCGCCGGGGGTTTCGGCGAGCAATCTTCACATTCCGGCGGGCAGTGTCAGCCGGGCCGATCTGATTCGCGATATCGCCGATGGCGTACTGGTGACCGAACTGGCCGGGCAGGGCGTCAATGCCGTTACCGGCGACTATAGTCGCGGTGCCAGCGGCTTTCGTATCGTCAACGGCCAGATTGCCGGCCCCATTGCCGAATTTACCGTGGCCGGCAATCTGCTGGCGATGTTCGCTGAAATGCGCGCAGCGGATGACCTCCAGATGCACCGGTCGGTCAACGTTCCCAGCCTGCGCATAGAAGGGATGACGGTGGCGGGCACATGA
- the lptB gene encoding LPS export ABC transporter ATP-binding protein, with translation METAEPAADNAQSVAATAPMPHGGLEVVSIAKSYDKRSVLTDISLTVDKGEVLGLLGPNGAGKTTCFYSIMGLVKPDAGRILMDGEDVTNLPMYRRAILGLGYLPQETSIFRGMTVEQNINCVLEMVEPDAQTRAGELERLLDEFGLTQLRDSAAMALSGGERRRCEIARALAAKPSIMLLDEPFAGIDPLSISDIRDLVIDLKERGIGVLITDHNVRETLDIVDRACIIYGGQVLFAGTPQDLVADENVRRLYLGEGFTL, from the coding sequence ATGGAAACCGCCGAGCCCGCCGCCGACAACGCCCAGAGCGTCGCCGCCACCGCCCCGATGCCCCATGGCGGGCTGGAAGTCGTCTCGATTGCCAAGAGCTACGACAAGCGCAGCGTGCTGACCGACATCTCGCTCACCGTCGACAAGGGCGAAGTGCTCGGCCTGCTGGGCCCCAACGGCGCCGGCAAGACGACCTGCTTCTATTCGATCATGGGCCTGGTGAAACCCGATGCCGGCCGCATTCTGATGGATGGCGAAGATGTCACCAATCTGCCGATGTATCGCCGCGCGATCCTGGGCCTCGGCTATCTGCCGCAGGAAACCAGCATCTTCCGCGGGATGACGGTGGAACAGAATATCAACTGCGTGCTCGAAATGGTCGAACCCGATGCGCAGACCCGCGCCGGCGAGCTGGAGCGGCTGCTCGACGAATTCGGCCTGACCCAGCTGCGCGACAGCGCCGCGATGGCGCTTTCGGGCGGTGAACGGCGCCGCTGCGAAATCGCCCGCGCGCTCGCCGCGAAGCCTTCGATCATGCTGCTGGACGAACCCTTCGCCGGCATCGACCCGCTTTCCATCAGCGACATCCGCGATCTCGTGATCGATCTGAAGGAGCGCGGGATCGGCGTTCTGATCACCGATCACAACGTCCGCGAAACGCTCGATATCGTCGATCGCGCCTGCATCATCTACGGCGGACAGGTCCTGTTCGCCGGGACCCCGCAGGATCTGGTCGCGGATGAAAACGTCCGGCGGCTCTATCTGGGCGAAGGGTTCACGCTGTGA
- the rpoN gene encoding RNA polymerase factor sigma-54, translating to MALAPRLDLRQSQSLVMTPQLQQAIRLLALSNLEIETFIGDALEANPLLEAGEVQREDGEVADLSAPEPTADAAAGDESALDIDPGALDRDRDTGDGEWGAAQGGAIAGDLPGIDERGAEGPTLAEHLDGQVGAAAGDEREAFVARHLIGLLDEAGYLTADLGDIAAELGIPVAEAERALAVVQSLDPTGIGARSLSECLALQAREADRYDPCMARLIDNLDLVARGEFARLKRMCEVDDEDFAEMLGELRSYDPKPGCQFGGAGESAVVPDVLIAAGRDGGWDIALNEETLPRLVVNRDYYLELRRGCAGKEAQSWLGEKLADANWLIRALDQRQKTILKTAAEIVKKQEGFFRRGVSELRPLTLREVAEAIDMHESTVSRVTSNKYLHCDRGTFELKYFFTSGVGSADGEGASSQAVKARIKALIDAEDARKILSDDTLVAKLKGEGFDIARRTVAKYREAMGIGSSVQRRRQKRLAAGG from the coding sequence ATGGCGCTGGCGCCTCGTCTCGATCTGCGGCAATCGCAATCGCTGGTGATGACGCCCCAGCTCCAGCAGGCGATCAGGCTGCTGGCGCTGTCGAATCTCGAAATCGAAACCTTCATCGGCGATGCTCTGGAAGCGAACCCGTTGCTCGAAGCGGGCGAAGTGCAGCGCGAAGACGGCGAGGTCGCCGACCTTTCCGCGCCGGAGCCGACCGCGGATGCGGCGGCGGGCGACGAAAGCGCGCTCGATATCGATCCCGGTGCGCTCGACCGTGACCGCGATACCGGCGACGGTGAATGGGGCGCGGCACAAGGCGGCGCGATTGCCGGCGATCTTCCGGGAATCGACGAACGCGGGGCGGAAGGGCCCACGCTGGCCGAACATCTCGACGGGCAAGTGGGCGCCGCGGCGGGCGATGAGCGCGAGGCGTTTGTCGCGCGGCACCTGATCGGATTGCTTGACGAAGCCGGCTATCTCACCGCCGACCTGGGCGATATCGCTGCGGAACTGGGTATTCCAGTGGCCGAGGCGGAGCGCGCCCTGGCGGTCGTGCAATCGCTCGATCCCACAGGGATCGGCGCGCGCAGCCTGAGCGAGTGCCTGGCACTGCAGGCGCGGGAGGCCGACCGCTACGATCCCTGCATGGCCCGCCTGATCGACAATCTCGACCTCGTGGCGCGCGGCGAATTCGCCCGGCTGAAACGCATGTGCGAGGTCGACGACGAAGACTTCGCCGAGATGCTGGGCGAACTTCGCAGTTACGATCCGAAGCCGGGCTGCCAGTTCGGCGGCGCTGGCGAAAGCGCGGTCGTGCCGGACGTTCTGATAGCGGCGGGCCGCGATGGCGGGTGGGACATTGCCCTGAACGAGGAAACTTTGCCGCGCCTGGTGGTCAACCGCGATTACTATCTGGAATTGCGTCGCGGCTGCGCCGGCAAGGAAGCGCAATCGTGGCTGGGCGAGAAACTGGCCGACGCGAACTGGCTGATCCGCGCGCTCGACCAGCGGCAGAAGACGATCTTGAAGACCGCTGCCGAAATCGTGAAGAAGCAGGAAGGTTTCTTCCGGCGCGGAGTGTCGGAGCTGCGACCGCTGACTCTGCGCGAAGTGGCCGAAGCGATCGACATGCACGAAAGCACGGTCAGCCGGGTGACCAGCAACAAGTATCTGCATTGCGATCGCGGCACTTTCGAACTGAAGTATTTCTTCACCAGCGGTGTCGGCAGCGCGGACGGCGAAGGCGCCAGTTCGCAGGCAGTCAAGGCACGGATCAAGGCGCTGATCGACGCCGAAGATGCCAGGAAAATCCTGTCCGACGACACACTGGTCGCGAAGCTGAAGGGCGAAGGGTTCGATATCGCGCGCCGCACGGTCGCCAAGTATCGCGAAGCGATGGGCATCGGCAGTTCGGTTCAGCGCAGGCGGCAGAAACGGCTGGCGGCCGGCGGATAG
- the ctrA gene encoding response regulator transcription factor CtrA, producing the protein MRVLLIEDEPATAKAIELMLTTEGFNVYSTDLGEEGLDLGKLYDYDIILLDLNLPDMHGYDVLKKLRVAKVQTPVLILSGIAEMDSKIRSFGFGADDYVTKPFHRDELVARIHAVVRRSKGHSQSIIRTGKLAVNLDAKTVEVDGARVHLTGKEYAMLELLSLRKGTTLTKEMFLNHLYGGMDEPELKIIDVFICKLRKKLSHACGGENYIETVWGRGYVLRDPESQAEAA; encoded by the coding sequence ATGCGCGTGTTGTTGATCGAGGATGAACCGGCCACCGCGAAGGCCATCGAACTGATGCTCACGACCGAGGGGTTCAACGTCTATTCGACCGATCTGGGCGAAGAAGGCCTCGATCTCGGCAAGCTCTACGATTACGACATCATCCTGCTCGATCTGAACCTGCCCGACATGCACGGATACGACGTGCTGAAGAAACTGCGCGTGGCCAAAGTGCAGACGCCGGTTCTGATCCTTTCGGGCATTGCCGAAATGGACAGCAAGATCCGCAGCTTCGGCTTCGGTGCCGACGATTACGTGACCAAGCCGTTCCACCGCGACGAGCTGGTGGCCCGCATCCACGCCGTCGTCCGCCGTTCGAAGGGGCATAGCCAGTCGATCATCCGCACCGGCAAGCTGGCAGTGAACCTCGATGCGAAGACGGTCGAGGTCGACGGTGCGCGCGTCCACCTGACGGGCAAGGAATATGCGATGCTGGAACTGCTCAGCCTTCGCAAGGGCACCACGCTGACCAAGGAAATGTTCCTCAACCACCTTTACGGCGGGATGGACGAGCCGGAACTGAAGATCATCGACGTCTTCATCTGCAAGCTGCGCAAGAAGCTCAGCCACGCCTGCGGCGGCGAAAATTATATCGAAACCGTATGGGGCCGCGGTTACGTGCTGCGCGATCCCGAAAGCCAGGCCGAAGCGGCCTGA